The following proteins are encoded in a genomic region of Porphyrobacter sp. CACIAM 03H1:
- a CDS encoding ETC complex I subunit, with protein MSARIYQKPKHAMQSGKAHTDEWVLEFEQSEARFADPLMGWTGSADTQSQVKLTFPSKDAARAYAEKYGIPARVIATPPRRLKLQAYADNFR; from the coding sequence ATGAGCGCACGTATCTACCAGAAGCCCAAGCACGCGATGCAGTCCGGCAAGGCCCATACCGATGAATGGGTGCTGGAGTTCGAGCAGTCCGAGGCACGCTTCGCCGATCCGCTGATGGGCTGGACCGGGAGCGCCGACACGCAGTCGCAAGTGAAGCTCACCTTCCCGTCGAAGGATGCGGCGCGTGCCTATGCCGAGAAATACGGCATCCCTGCGCGCGTGATCGCCACGCCGCCGCGGCGGTTGAAGCTCCAGGCCTACGCGGACAATTTCCGCTGA
- a CDS encoding DUF4188 domain-containing protein has product MSIIPGRMTDSHTGPLVVFLIGMRINHFHKVGRWWPVFRAMGPMIRELSRNPESGFLGTEFALCSPRQILLLQYWRDFDSLEAYARNRDAQHWPAWTAFNRSIGNDGTVGIYHETYVVAGGAHETVYGNMPPFGLGRVSGLVPATGSRNAARERMRAGSGAFADDA; this is encoded by the coding sequence ATGAGCATCATTCCGGGCCGAATGACCGACAGCCATACCGGCCCTCTCGTGGTGTTCCTGATCGGCATGCGGATCAACCACTTCCACAAGGTCGGCCGGTGGTGGCCGGTGTTCCGGGCGATGGGCCCGATGATCCGGGAACTCAGCCGCAATCCCGAGAGCGGGTTCCTCGGCACGGAGTTCGCCCTGTGCTCCCCGCGCCAGATTTTGCTGCTCCAATACTGGCGCGATTTCGACAGCCTCGAGGCCTATGCCCGCAACCGCGACGCGCAGCACTGGCCGGCATGGACCGCCTTCAACCGCAGCATCGGCAATGACGGGACGGTGGGGATCTATCACGAGACCTACGTCGTCGCGGGCGGCGCGCACGAGACGGTCTATGGCAACATGCCGCCGTTCGGCCTCGGGCGCGTCAGCGGGCTGGTGCCGGCGACCGGATCGCGCAATGCCGCGCGCGAGCGGATGCGCGCGGGTTCCGGAGCTTTCGCCGACGATGCATGA
- a CDS encoding DNA polymerase III subunit gamma/tau: MNDSDPELPEEETGPSLAELEAAGQNALFGDPAPAPAAAPAPTPAAPKPGAAQPYRVLARKYRPQTFSELIGQEAMVRTLANAIARDRLAHAFLMTGVRGVGKTSTARLIAKALNCVGPDGQGGPTIDPCGQCEPCTAIAEGRHIDVIEMDAASNTGVDDVREIIEQVRYAAVSARYKIYIIDEVHMLSRNAFNALLKTLEEPPPHVKFLFATTEVDKLPVTVLSRTQRFDLRRIPAQLLAEHFAKVCALEGVEAEGEALNIIANAAEGSVRDGLSILDQAIAHADLDGEGKVAASRVRDMLGLADKSAQRRLLGHLLEGDAKALLAAVEEQYALGVEPLALMRALMDLVHRITLAQVSGTEPEAPAEDERRALADFAGRMGAGELHRLWQLLLKGHDEVRTGPDPLVSLQMALLRILHAAQMPDPGKLARRIEELAANGIAAAPAAGPDGAPAAAPAAAAPTRSWAALVDEVDASGQLRVAQIMRDRVRVIELGPERLVYQQADSFPDDPAPDIREALFRLTGKRWQVERGTGEAQPSLRETAEAAAAAEDARIRSDPLVKAAFEAFPDAELIGTAPRAAAGGSPPWN, translated from the coding sequence ATGAACGATTCCGATCCTGAACTGCCCGAGGAAGAGACGGGTCCGAGCCTCGCCGAGCTCGAGGCGGCGGGGCAGAACGCCCTGTTCGGCGATCCCGCGCCCGCGCCCGCAGCTGCGCCCGCACCGACGCCCGCCGCGCCGAAGCCGGGCGCCGCACAGCCGTACCGCGTTCTCGCCCGCAAGTACCGCCCGCAGACCTTCTCCGAGCTGATCGGGCAGGAGGCGATGGTGCGAACCCTCGCCAATGCCATCGCCCGCGACCGGCTGGCCCATGCCTTCCTGATGACCGGGGTGCGCGGGGTCGGCAAGACCTCGACCGCGCGGCTCATCGCCAAGGCGCTGAACTGCGTCGGGCCTGACGGGCAGGGCGGGCCGACGATCGACCCTTGCGGGCAGTGCGAGCCCTGCACCGCCATCGCCGAGGGCCGCCACATCGACGTGATCGAGATGGACGCGGCCTCCAACACCGGCGTCGACGACGTACGCGAGATCATCGAGCAGGTGCGCTACGCCGCGGTCTCGGCGCGCTACAAGATCTACATCATCGACGAAGTCCACATGCTGTCGCGCAATGCTTTCAACGCCTTGCTCAAGACACTTGAGGAACCCCCGCCGCATGTGAAGTTCCTGTTCGCCACCACCGAAGTCGACAAGCTCCCCGTCACCGTGCTGAGCCGCACCCAGCGTTTCGACTTGCGGCGCATCCCGGCGCAGCTACTCGCGGAGCACTTCGCCAAGGTCTGCGCCCTCGAAGGTGTCGAGGCGGAGGGCGAGGCGCTCAACATCATCGCCAACGCCGCCGAAGGGTCGGTGCGCGACGGCCTCTCGATCCTCGACCAGGCGATCGCCCATGCCGACCTCGACGGCGAGGGCAAGGTCGCCGCTTCCCGGGTCCGCGACATGCTCGGCCTCGCCGACAAGAGCGCGCAGCGCCGGTTGCTCGGGCACCTGCTCGAAGGCGATGCCAAGGCGCTGCTCGCCGCGGTCGAGGAGCAATATGCCCTCGGCGTCGAGCCGCTCGCGCTTATGCGGGCGCTGATGGACCTCGTCCACCGCATCACCCTCGCGCAGGTCTCCGGCACCGAGCCCGAGGCCCCGGCGGAGGACGAGCGCCGGGCGCTCGCCGATTTCGCCGGACGGATGGGGGCGGGGGAACTGCACCGCCTGTGGCAGCTGCTGCTCAAGGGCCACGATGAGGTGCGCACCGGCCCCGATCCGCTGGTCTCGCTCCAGATGGCCCTGCTGCGCATCCTCCATGCCGCGCAGATGCCCGATCCGGGCAAGCTGGCGCGGCGGATCGAGGAACTCGCCGCGAACGGGATCGCCGCTGCCCCCGCCGCCGGACCGGACGGCGCGCCCGCCGCGGCCCCGGCCGCCGCCGCGCCCACCCGATCATGGGCCGCGCTGGTCGACGAGGTCGATGCCTCGGGCCAGCTGCGCGTCGCCCAGATCATGCGCGACCGGGTGCGGGTGATCGAACTCGGCCCCGAACGCCTCGTCTACCAGCAGGCCGACAGCTTCCCCGACGACCCCGCGCCCGATATCCGCGAGGCGCTATTCAGGCTGACGGGCAAGCGCTGGCAGGTCGAGCGCGGCACCGGGGAAGCGCAGCCTTCCCTGCGCGAGACCGCCGAGGCCGCCGCTGCCGCCGAGGATGCGCGCATCCGGTCCGACCCGCTCGTCAAGGCCGCCTTCGAGGCCTTCCCCGATGCCGAGCTGATCGGCACCGCCCCCCGTGCCGCTGCTGGCGGCAGCCCCCCGTGGAACTGA
- a CDS encoding YbaB/EbfC family nucleoid-associated protein, protein MKSMEEMMAAAQKAAETIQKQMNEMQVKLDSIEVEGSAGGGLVKVRASAKGRILGVSIDDSLMLPDDKQILEDLVAAAFNDARDRADRVSEQQMREMQGSMGLPPGFNLPGLG, encoded by the coding sequence ATGAAATCGATGGAAGAGATGATGGCCGCAGCCCAGAAGGCCGCCGAGACCATCCAGAAGCAGATGAACGAGATGCAGGTGAAGCTCGACTCGATCGAGGTCGAGGGCAGCGCCGGCGGCGGCCTCGTCAAGGTCCGCGCCAGCGCCAAGGGCCGCATCCTCGGCGTGTCGATCGACGACAGCCTGATGTTGCCCGACGACAAGCAGATCCTCGAGGACCTCGTGGCGGCTGCCTTCAACGACGCCCGCGACCGGGCCGACCGCGTCTCGGAACAGCAGATGCGCGAGATGCAGGGCTCGATGGGCCTTCCGCCCGGCTTCAACCTGCCCGGGCTGGGGTAA
- the lon gene encoding endopeptidase La, with the protein MTQTYPLLPLRDIVVFPGMVVPLFVGRDKSVAALEAAMEASKDIVLIAQLDPGCDDPEGDDLYDVGVIAQVLQLLKLPDGTVRVLVEGKTRARLAALEEAGTYLLAEVEPIEPETVSGSEVTALMRQVTEQFGEYVKLNKKMGEDAGVDLGEVDDAGQLADTIAAAISAKVADKQSLLTEASPLKRLELVMAFMEGELSVLQVERRIRGRVKRQMEKTQREYYLNEQLKAIQSELGGGDDGEGNEIAELAEKIEKTKLSKEAKAKAQAELKKLRSMQPMSAEATVIRNYLDVLLGLPWGRKSKLKKDIARAQAVLDADHYALEKVKDRIVEYLAVQARTNKLKGPILCLVGPPGVGKTSLGKSIAKATGREFVRQSLGGVRDEAEIRGHRRTYIGSMPGKIVANLKKAGTSNPLFLLDEIDKLGQDFRGDPASALLEVLDPEQNAKFQDHYLELDLDLSDIMFVCTANSLNLPQPLLDRMEIIRLEGYTEDEKVEIAERHLIEKQVKAHGLKKGEFTLTQEALRDLIRYYTREAGVRTLEREIAKLARKSLRQILEGKAQSVTITPENLGDFSGVRRFKHGVSEEEPQVGAVTGLAWTSVGGELLTIESVTTPGKGEIKTTGKLGQVMNESVQAAFSFVKARAPAYGIKPSVFNRKNVHIHLPEGAVPKDGPSAGIGMVTSIVSTLTGVAVRPDVAMTGEVTLRGRVLAIGGLKEKLLAALRGGIKTVLIPEENVKDLAEIPANAKEGLEIIAVAHVDEVLARALTEPLEPIEWTEADDLASQPAPTASGASGASGEVPTAH; encoded by the coding sequence ATGACCCAGACCTATCCCCTTCTTCCCCTGCGCGACATCGTCGTCTTCCCCGGCATGGTCGTTCCCCTCTTCGTCGGGCGCGACAAGTCGGTTGCGGCGCTCGAGGCGGCGATGGAAGCCTCCAAGGACATCGTCCTCATCGCCCAGCTCGATCCGGGCTGCGACGATCCCGAGGGCGACGACCTCTACGATGTCGGCGTGATCGCGCAGGTGCTCCAGCTGTTGAAGCTGCCCGACGGCACGGTGCGCGTGCTGGTCGAGGGGAAGACCCGCGCGCGGCTGGCGGCGCTCGAGGAAGCCGGAACGTATCTCCTTGCCGAGGTCGAGCCGATCGAGCCCGAAACCGTGTCGGGCAGCGAGGTTACCGCGCTGATGCGGCAGGTGACCGAGCAGTTCGGCGAATATGTGAAGCTCAACAAGAAGATGGGCGAGGATGCGGGCGTCGATCTCGGCGAGGTCGATGATGCCGGGCAGCTCGCCGACACCATCGCGGCCGCGATCAGCGCCAAGGTGGCGGACAAGCAGAGCCTTCTGACCGAGGCGAGCCCGCTCAAGCGGCTGGAACTCGTCATGGCCTTCATGGAAGGCGAGTTGTCCGTCCTCCAGGTCGAGCGCCGCATCCGCGGGCGCGTGAAACGCCAGATGGAGAAGACCCAGCGCGAATACTACCTCAACGAGCAGCTGAAGGCGATCCAGTCGGAACTGGGCGGCGGCGATGACGGCGAGGGCAACGAGATCGCCGAACTCGCCGAGAAGATCGAGAAGACCAAGCTTTCCAAGGAAGCCAAGGCGAAAGCTCAGGCCGAGCTGAAGAAGCTGCGCTCGATGCAGCCGATGAGCGCCGAGGCGACCGTCATCCGCAACTATCTCGACGTGCTGCTCGGCCTGCCGTGGGGCAGAAAGTCGAAGCTGAAGAAGGACATCGCGCGCGCCCAGGCGGTGCTCGATGCCGATCACTACGCGCTCGAGAAGGTCAAGGACCGCATCGTCGAATACCTCGCGGTGCAGGCGCGCACCAACAAGCTGAAGGGGCCGATCCTGTGCCTCGTCGGCCCCCCGGGCGTGGGCAAGACCTCGCTGGGCAAGTCGATCGCCAAGGCGACGGGCCGCGAATTCGTGCGCCAATCGCTCGGCGGCGTGCGCGACGAGGCCGAGATCCGCGGCCACCGGCGCACCTATATCGGCTCGATGCCGGGCAAGATCGTCGCCAACCTGAAGAAGGCCGGGACCAGCAACCCGTTGTTCCTGCTCGACGAGATCGACAAGCTCGGTCAGGATTTCCGCGGCGATCCGGCCTCGGCGCTGCTCGAGGTGCTCGATCCCGAGCAGAACGCCAAGTTCCAGGATCACTATCTGGAGCTGGACCTCGACCTTTCGGACATCATGTTCGTGTGCACCGCGAACAGCCTCAACCTTCCCCAGCCGCTGCTCGACCGCATGGAGATCATCCGGCTCGAAGGCTATACCGAGGACGAGAAGGTCGAGATTGCCGAACGGCACCTGATCGAAAAGCAGGTCAAGGCGCACGGGCTGAAGAAGGGCGAGTTCACCCTGACGCAGGAGGCCCTGCGCGATCTCATCCGCTATTACACCCGCGAGGCGGGGGTGCGCACGCTCGAGCGCGAGATCGCCAAGCTGGCGCGCAAGAGCCTGCGGCAGATCCTCGAAGGCAAGGCGCAGAGCGTCACCATCACGCCCGAGAACCTCGGCGACTTCTCCGGCGTGCGTCGCTTCAAGCACGGCGTCTCGGAGGAGGAGCCGCAGGTCGGCGCGGTGACGGGGCTGGCGTGGACCTCGGTCGGCGGCGAGCTGCTCACCATCGAGAGCGTCACCACCCCGGGCAAGGGCGAGATCAAGACCACCGGCAAGCTCGGTCAGGTGATGAACGAGAGCGTCCAGGCCGCCTTCAGCTTCGTGAAGGCGCGTGCGCCCGCCTACGGGATCAAGCCATCGGTCTTCAATCGCAAGAACGTCCACATCCACCTGCCCGAGGGCGCGGTGCCCAAGGACGGGCCGAGCGCGGGGATCGGCATGGTCACCTCGATCGTCTCGACGCTCACCGGCGTCGCGGTGCGCCCCGATGTGGCGATGACCGGCGAGGTCACGCTCAGGGGTCGGGTGCTGGCGATCGGCGGGCTGAAGGAGAAGCTGCTGGCCGCGCTGCGCGGGGGTATCAAGACCGTCCTCATCCCCGAGGAGAACGTCAAGGATCTCGCCGAGATCCCTGCCAATGCCAAGGAAGGGCTGGAGATCATCGCGGTCGCCCACGTCGACGAGGTGCTCGCCCGCGCGCTGACCGAGCCGCTCGAACCGATCGAATGGACCGAGGCCGACGATCTCGCCAGCCAGCCGGCTCCCACCGCTTCGGGCGCATCGGGTGCATCGGGAGAGGTGCCAACCGCCCATTGA
- a CDS encoding HU family DNA-binding protein: MNKNDLISAVADASGLSKNDASNAVESVFDAITKALSGGDEVRLVGFGTFSVAKRKASTGRNPRTGEPMKIKASNQPKFKAGKGLKDAVN, encoded by the coding sequence ATGAACAAGAACGACCTTATCAGCGCCGTTGCCGACGCAAGCGGACTTTCCAAGAACGATGCCTCGAATGCCGTCGAAAGCGTGTTCGACGCGATCACCAAGGCGCTTTCGGGCGGCGACGAGGTGCGGCTGGTGGGCTTCGGCACCTTCTCGGTCGCCAAGCGCAAGGCCTCGACCGGGCGCAACCCGCGCACCGGCGAGCCGATGAAGATCAAGGCTTCGAACCAGCCCAAGTTCAAGGCGGGCAAGGGCCTGAAGGACGCGGTCAACTGA
- the rlmB gene encoding 23S rRNA (guanosine(2251)-2'-O)-methyltransferase RlmB, which translates to MSKGERKRALRGRAGRMQGGRGSGRASSGQVRLWGRHAVEAALKNPERSHRKLWATREGIDSLDGELPADFPVEYADGADLARLVAKDAPHQGLVLECAPLEDVFLDEVALGEAAHPIVVLDQVTDPHNVGAILRSAAAFGAAAIVTQDRHAPPEGGVLAKAASGALETVPWVRVVNLARALEELADAGYWRIGLAGEAEAVLADIMPTGPLAIVLGAEGEGLRHNIAAHCDVLAKLPISSAIESLNVSNAAAIALYAAATRG; encoded by the coding sequence ATGAGCAAAGGTGAAAGGAAGCGCGCCCTCAGGGGCCGTGCGGGACGCATGCAGGGCGGGCGCGGCTCGGGCCGGGCGTCGAGCGGGCAGGTGCGCCTGTGGGGCCGCCACGCGGTCGAGGCGGCGCTGAAGAACCCGGAGCGTTCCCACCGCAAGCTGTGGGCGACGCGCGAGGGGATCGACAGCCTCGACGGCGAACTGCCGGCCGACTTCCCGGTCGAATATGCCGACGGCGCCGATCTCGCCCGCCTCGTCGCCAAGGACGCGCCGCATCAGGGATTGGTGCTGGAATGCGCCCCGCTCGAGGACGTGTTCCTCGACGAGGTGGCGCTCGGCGAGGCGGCGCATCCGATCGTTGTGCTCGACCAGGTCACCGATCCGCACAACGTGGGCGCGATCCTGCGCTCGGCGGCGGCCTTCGGGGCGGCGGCGATCGTGACGCAGGACCGCCACGCCCCGCCCGAGGGCGGCGTGCTGGCCAAGGCCGCCTCGGGCGCGCTCGAGACCGTGCCCTGGGTGCGCGTCGTCAACCTCGCCCGCGCGCTCGAGGAGCTGGCCGATGCCGGCTACTGGCGCATCGGGCTGGCGGGCGAGGCCGAGGCGGTGCTTGCCGACATCATGCCCACCGGTCCGCTGGCGATCGTGCTCGGCGCCGAGGGCGAGGGCCTGAGGCACAACATCGCCGCGCATTGCGACGTGCTGGCGAAGCTGCCGATCTCCTCGGCGATCGAGAGCCTCAACGTCTCGAACGCGGCGGCGATTGCGCTTTATGCGGCGGCGACGCGGGGGTAA
- a CDS encoding YbcC family protein, with protein sequence MLMNHADIAPARFSAVLEAAEAAGRMVPPAFPLDATVAVNPFLGQTGEDLATAAARLARVAGVRVTRTGAEYAAAIAEGRIAEADLAEALAASPSPLKPADTASLRALAERLGEGPSPRALPTVADLAAQATGIDWPALIDKCIGLWAAGHFDRGQALWSPAPGAEAFAAWRGWAMHDLTPEIAGLTGFCAHVACAPDTTERAILSAAETLGIADAAAPTAFHRLAMSLGGWAQHARWLLWQAELVGDTDRTLMDLLAIRLIWDEALLVQTPAIAEQWAATVAAHAAPVAPTAEDVALAILQDAADRGHQRRLAAALDGAAPAAETRPFLQAAFCIDVRSEVFRRALESVDPSIATIGFAGFFGLPLAHHAHGSDILEARLPVLLNPAITTTSAGDPAKDQADRIAARGARAWGRFRQAAVSSFAFVEAAGPVYAVKLVKSALGFTPKAKAEPAPEVIGGMSAEAKADTGAAVLKAMSLTKGHGEIVLLLGHGGNVTNNPHESAYHCGACGGYTGEVSARLLAILLNDPETRAGLAARGVEVAEDTLFVAGLHDTTTDAVTIYEDGLPAARAGDLARVRDMLAMAAKIARAERALRIPGARGESLPARAQNWAEIRPEWGLAGCAAFIAAPRAATAGRDLGGRAFLHSYDWQADEGFGTLELIITAPVVVASWISLQYYGSSVAPEMFGGGNKLIHNVVGGIGVVEGNGGALRPGLPWQAVHDGDALQHEPLRLSVMIEAPREQMLAILEKHPGVRALFDNGWLHLFALKNGKIDARYVPGLAFAETAEQSLAA encoded by the coding sequence ATGCTGATGAACCACGCCGACATCGCCCCGGCCCGCTTCTCGGCGGTGCTCGAAGCCGCCGAAGCCGCCGGGCGCATGGTCCCGCCCGCCTTCCCGCTCGATGCGACCGTGGCGGTCAACCCCTTCCTCGGCCAGACCGGCGAAGACCTCGCCACCGCCGCCGCGCGCCTTGCCCGGGTCGCCGGGGTGCGCGTGACGCGGACCGGCGCGGAGTATGCCGCCGCCATCGCCGAGGGCCGCATCGCCGAGGCCGATCTTGCCGAGGCGCTCGCCGCCTCCCCTTCGCCGCTCAAGCCTGCCGACACCGCCTCGCTGCGCGCGCTCGCCGAAAGGCTCGGCGAGGGGCCCTCCCCGCGCGCCCTGCCGACGGTCGCCGATCTTGCCGCGCAGGCGACCGGCATCGACTGGCCCGCACTCATCGACAAGTGCATCGGTCTGTGGGCCGCCGGCCACTTCGACCGCGGGCAGGCGCTGTGGAGCCCTGCTCCGGGCGCCGAGGCCTTCGCCGCCTGGCGCGGCTGGGCGATGCATGATCTCACCCCCGAGATCGCCGGCCTGACGGGCTTCTGCGCCCATGTCGCCTGCGCGCCCGACACCACCGAGCGCGCGATCCTCTCCGCCGCCGAGACCCTCGGCATCGCCGACGCCGCCGCGCCGACCGCCTTCCACCGCCTCGCCATGAGCCTCGGCGGCTGGGCGCAGCACGCGCGCTGGCTGCTGTGGCAGGCGGAACTGGTCGGCGACACCGACCGCACCCTCATGGATCTCCTCGCGATCCGCCTGATCTGGGACGAGGCGCTGCTGGTGCAGACCCCCGCCATCGCCGAGCAGTGGGCCGCCACCGTCGCCGCCCACGCCGCGCCGGTCGCGCCGACGGCCGAGGACGTGGCGCTCGCCATCCTCCAGGACGCTGCCGACCGCGGCCACCAGCGCCGCCTCGCCGCCGCGCTGGACGGCGCTGCGCCCGCCGCCGAAACCCGCCCCTTCCTGCAAGCCGCCTTCTGCATCGACGTGCGCTCGGAAGTGTTCCGCCGCGCGCTCGAGAGCGTCGATCCCTCGATCGCCACCATCGGCTTTGCCGGCTTCTTCGGCCTTCCGCTGGCGCACCACGCCCACGGCTCGGACATCCTCGAGGCGCGCCTGCCGGTGCTGCTCAATCCGGCGATCACCACCACCAGCGCGGGCGATCCGGCCAAGGACCAGGCCGACCGCATCGCCGCCCGGGGCGCGCGCGCCTGGGGCCGCTTCCGCCAGGCGGCGGTCTCCTCCTTCGCCTTCGTCGAGGCGGCGGGGCCGGTCTATGCGGTCAAGCTGGTGAAGTCGGCGCTGGGGTTCACGCCAAAAGCCAAGGCCGAACCCGCCCCCGAAGTCATCGGCGGCATGAGCGCCGAGGCCAAGGCCGACACCGGCGCTGCCGTCCTCAAGGCGATGAGCCTCACCAAGGGGCACGGCGAGATCGTCCTGCTGCTCGGCCACGGCGGCAACGTCACCAACAACCCGCACGAGAGCGCCTATCACTGCGGTGCCTGCGGGGGCTACACCGGCGAGGTGTCGGCGCGGCTGCTGGCGATCCTGCTCAACGATCCCGAGACCCGCGCAGGTCTGGCCGCACGCGGGGTCGAGGTGGCCGAGGACACTCTGTTCGTCGCGGGCCTCCACGACACGACCACCGATGCGGTCACCATCTACGAGGACGGCCTGCCCGCCGCCCGCGCCGGCGACCTCGCAAGGGTGCGCGACATGCTCGCGATGGCGGCCAAGATCGCCCGCGCCGAGCGCGCCCTGCGCATCCCCGGCGCGCGCGGCGAGAGCCTTCCGGCGCGCGCCCAGAACTGGGCCGAGATCCGCCCGGAATGGGGCCTTGCCGGCTGCGCCGCCTTCATCGCCGCCCCGCGCGCGGCGACCGCGGGCCGCGACCTCGGCGGCCGCGCCTTCCTCCACTCCTACGACTGGCAGGCGGACGAGGGCTTCGGCACGCTCGAGCTGATCATCACCGCGCCGGTGGTGGTGGCGAGCTGGATCAGCCTCCAGTACTACGGCTCCAGCGTCGCGCCCGAGATGTTCGGCGGCGGCAACAAGCTGATCCACAACGTCGTCGGCGGCATCGGGGTGGTCGAGGGCAATGGCGGAGCCTTGCGCCCCGGCCTCCCCTGGCAGGCGGTGCACGACGGCGATGCGCTCCAGCACGAACCGCTGCGCCTCAGCGTGATGATCGAGGCCCCGCGCGAGCAGATGCTGGCGATCCTCGAGAAGCACCCGGGCGTGCGCGCGCTGTTCGACAACGGCTGGCTGCACCTCTTCGCCCTCAAGAACGGCAAGATCGACGCCCGGTACGTCCCCGGCCTCGCTTTCGCGGAGACGGCCGAACAGAGCCTCGCCGCGTGA
- a CDS encoding proton-conducting transporter membrane subunit, with protein sequence MPDALALSMLAPLVLVPVILLALARPGKRPGSLPRWSEGAAFASFAIALAGLVQTAVVSSPGLTLLDGPIALGLRSDLVAASMASLVGFIGWIVMRYSRTYLDGEAREGAFHGLMLTTLAAVLVFVQAGTLPTLVIATFAVGLTLKQLLLFYPDRPEAQRAATKFSRVWFAGDVMLACAAGLLYAKFGTLDVTALPAAATATGLGLAGTLGVAAIVAAAALKTAAFPLHGWLTEVMEAPTPVSALLHAGIINSGGVLLITAAGLVQQSTGAMAALVMIGGFTALFGAAVMLTQSAIKTALAWSTVSQMGFMLLQCGLGLWTLALLHIVAHSLYKAHAFLSSGNAVAEVASIRRPGPVAVPSVPAVLKSFALALAIFAAIATGFTFAFGPKSPQALALGAILIFGVAYLVAQGLAGRAPAALTTRTITAALAAAVGYFTFQTIAQAIWGPLLPAAPAPTELEWALLVVAVASFGLVAFAQALFPLWAHHPATAGLRVHLANGLYMNALLDRAIGGFRITTTR encoded by the coding sequence ATGCCCGACGCCCTCGCCCTCTCCATGCTCGCGCCGCTGGTGCTCGTGCCGGTCATCCTGCTCGCACTCGCCCGCCCCGGCAAGCGCCCCGGCAGCCTGCCGCGCTGGTCGGAAGGCGCGGCCTTCGCCAGCTTCGCAATCGCCCTCGCCGGCCTCGTCCAGACAGCTGTCGTCTCCTCCCCGGGTCTTACGCTGCTGGACGGGCCCATCGCGCTGGGCCTGCGCAGCGATCTCGTCGCCGCCAGCATGGCGAGCCTCGTCGGCTTCATCGGCTGGATCGTGATGCGCTACAGCCGCACCTATCTCGACGGCGAGGCGCGCGAGGGGGCCTTCCACGGGTTGATGCTGACCACGCTCGCCGCGGTGCTGGTGTTCGTGCAGGCCGGCACCCTCCCTACGCTGGTCATCGCCACCTTCGCGGTCGGCCTGACGCTCAAGCAGTTGCTGCTGTTCTACCCCGATCGCCCCGAGGCGCAGCGCGCCGCGACGAAGTTCTCCCGCGTCTGGTTCGCCGGCGACGTGATGCTCGCCTGCGCCGCCGGGCTGCTCTACGCGAAGTTCGGCACGCTCGACGTGACCGCGCTTCCCGCTGCCGCGACCGCCACCGGTCTAGGCCTTGCCGGCACGCTCGGCGTCGCCGCAATCGTCGCGGCGGCCGCGCTCAAGACCGCCGCCTTCCCGCTCCACGGCTGGCTGACCGAGGTGATGGAGGCGCCCACCCCCGTCTCGGCGCTGCTCCACGCCGGGATCATCAACTCGGGCGGCGTCCTGCTGATCACCGCCGCCGGCCTCGTCCAGCAGAGCACCGGGGCGATGGCCGCGCTAGTGATGATCGGCGGCTTCACCGCGCTGTTCGGCGCTGCCGTGATGCTCACCCAGAGCGCGATCAAGACCGCGCTCGCTTGGTCGACGGTGTCGCAGATGGGCTTCATGCTGCTCCAGTGCGGCCTCGGCCTGTGGACGCTCGCGCTGCTCCACATCGTCGCCCACTCGCTCTACAAGGCCCACGCCTTCCTCTCCTCGGGGAACGCGGTCGCCGAGGTCGCGAGCATTCGCCGGCCCGGCCCGGTCGCGGTGCCGAGCGTGCCTGCGGTGCTCAAGAGCTTCGCCCTGGCGCTGGCCATCTTCGCCGCGATTGCGACTGGCTTCACCTTCGCCTTCGGCCCCAAGTCGCCGCAGGCCCTGGCGCTGGGCGCGATCCTGATCTTCGGGGTGGCCTACCTCGTCGCCCAGGGCCTTGCCGGCCGCGCCCCGGCCGCGCTCACCACCCGCACCATCACCGCCGCTCTGGCGGCCGCGGTGGGCTACTTCACCTTCCAGACCATCGCGCAGGCCATCTGGGGCCCGCTGCTGCCCGCCGCGCCCGCGCCGACCGAGCTTGAATGGGCGCTGCTGGTGGTGGCGGTGGCGAGCTTCGGTCTCGTCGCCTTCGCCCAGGCGCTGTTCCCGCTCTGGGCGCACCACCCGGCGACCGCGGGCCTGCGCGTCCACCTCGCCAACGGCCTCTACATGAACGCCCTGCTCGACCGCGCCATCGGCGGCTTCCGCATCACCACGACCCGCTGA